In Oryza sativa Japonica Group chromosome 2, ASM3414082v1, the following are encoded in one genomic region:
- the LOC4330368 gene encoding probable purine permease 11 isoform X2, whose product MSNPCRVSLCITEEEDEVQPYSSKAATSSTHEVPIQNSPVKSWQWWLMVGVNMFFLIAGQTASTLLGRFYYNQGGNSKWMSTFVQTAGFPILFIALFLFHSKTSSTQTVTSSPAPTISIPKITLIYVVLGLIIAADDLMYSYGLLYLPVSTYSLICASQLAFNAVFSYFLNAQKFTPLIFNSVVLLTFSASLLGVDEDSQGTTSISHGKYILGFLLTLGASATYSLILSLMQVTFEKVIKRETFSVVLNMQIYTALVATLASLVGLFASGEWMTLQGEMHAFQSGKLSYVMTLLWTAISWQVASVGVVGLIFVVSSLFSNVISTLALPIIPVFAVIFFHDKMDGVKIIAMLMAIWGFMSYGHQLYVDGKKGRKTTVSVEETS is encoded by the exons ATGAGCAACCCATGCCGAGTGTCCCTGTGCATcacggaggaggaagacgaggtgCAGCCGT ATTCATCCAAAGCTGCAACTTCGTCAACTCATGAAGTACCTATACAGAACTCTCCTGTCAAGAGTTGGCAATGGTGGCTGATGGTGGGAGTTAACATGTTCTTCCTcattgccggtcagaccgcatcTACACTTCTTGGGAGGTTCTACTACAATCAAGGCGGCAATAGCAAGTGGATGTCCACATTCGTCCAAACTGCTGGCTTTCCGATTTTGTTCATTGCCCTATTTCTTTTCCATTCAAAGACATCTTCTACACAAACAGTCACTAGTAGTCCTGCCCCTACAATTTCTATCCCCAAAATTACTCTGATATATGTTGTCCTGGGCCTCATCATTGCTGCAGACGACTTGATGTATTCCTATGGCCTACTATATCTTCCGGTCTCAACATATTCGCTCATCTGTGCTAGTCAGCTTGCCTTCAATGCTGTCTTCTCATATTTCCTCAATGCTCAAAAATTCACCCCTCTGATTTTCAATTCCGTAGTCCTCCTTACGTTTTCTGCTTCACTCCTTGGAGTTGATGAAGATTCTCAGGGAACTACTAGTATATCACATGGGAAGTACATTTTGGGTTTCCTGTTGACACTAGGGGCATCAGCTACATACTCGCTCATTCTCTCCCTGATGCAAGTCACATTTGAGAAGGTTATTAAGAGGGAGACCTTCTCAGTTGTGTTGAACATGCAGATATATACAGCTCTCGTGGCAACATTGGCTTCTCTTGTTGGGTTATTTGCAAGTGGTGAATGGATGACTTTACAAGGAGAGATGCATGCATTCCAGTCTGGGAAGCTGTCATATGTAATGACACTGCTGTGGACGGCTATATCTTGGCAGGTAGCATCAGTTGGAGTGGTGGGATTGATCTTTGTGGTGTCATCGCTGTTTTCAAATGTGATAAGCACCCTAGCTCTACCCATCATTCCTGTTTTTGCTGTGATTTTCTTTCATGACAAGATGGATGGAGTAAAGATTATAGCTATGCTGATGGCCATTTGGGGATTTATGTCATATGGCCACCAATTATATGTTGATGGCAAGAAAGGTAGAAAGACTACAGTCAGTGTAGAGGAAACTTCCTAA
- the LOC4330368 gene encoding probable purine permease 11 isoform X3, with translation MVGVNMFFLIAGQTASTLLGRFYYNQGGNSKWMSTFVQTAGFPILFIALFLFHSKTSSTQTVTSSPAPTISIPKITLIYVVLGLIIAADDLMYSYGLLYLPVSTYSLICASQLAFNAVFSYFLNAQKFTPLIFNSVVLLTFSASLLGVDEDSQGTTSISHGKYILGFLLTLGASATYSLILSLMQVTFEKVIKRETFSVVLNMQIYTALVATLASLVGLFASGEWMTLQGEMHAFQSGKLSYVMTLLWTAISWQVASVGVVGLIFVVSSLFSNVISTLALPIIPVFAVIFFHDKMDGVKIIAMLMAIWGFMSYGHQLYVDGKKGRKTTVSVEETS, from the coding sequence ATGGTGGGAGTTAACATGTTCTTCCTcattgccggtcagaccgcatcTACACTTCTTGGGAGGTTCTACTACAATCAAGGCGGCAATAGCAAGTGGATGTCCACATTCGTCCAAACTGCTGGCTTTCCGATTTTGTTCATTGCCCTATTTCTTTTCCATTCAAAGACATCTTCTACACAAACAGTCACTAGTAGTCCTGCCCCTACAATTTCTATCCCCAAAATTACTCTGATATATGTTGTCCTGGGCCTCATCATTGCTGCAGACGACTTGATGTATTCCTATGGCCTACTATATCTTCCGGTCTCAACATATTCGCTCATCTGTGCTAGTCAGCTTGCCTTCAATGCTGTCTTCTCATATTTCCTCAATGCTCAAAAATTCACCCCTCTGATTTTCAATTCCGTAGTCCTCCTTACGTTTTCTGCTTCACTCCTTGGAGTTGATGAAGATTCTCAGGGAACTACTAGTATATCACATGGGAAGTACATTTTGGGTTTCCTGTTGACACTAGGGGCATCAGCTACATACTCGCTCATTCTCTCCCTGATGCAAGTCACATTTGAGAAGGTTATTAAGAGGGAGACCTTCTCAGTTGTGTTGAACATGCAGATATATACAGCTCTCGTGGCAACATTGGCTTCTCTTGTTGGGTTATTTGCAAGTGGTGAATGGATGACTTTACAAGGAGAGATGCATGCATTCCAGTCTGGGAAGCTGTCATATGTAATGACACTGCTGTGGACGGCTATATCTTGGCAGGTAGCATCAGTTGGAGTGGTGGGATTGATCTTTGTGGTGTCATCGCTGTTTTCAAATGTGATAAGCACCCTAGCTCTACCCATCATTCCTGTTTTTGCTGTGATTTTCTTTCATGACAAGATGGATGGAGTAAAGATTATAGCTATGCTGATGGCCATTTGGGGATTTATGTCATATGGCCACCAATTATATGTTGATGGCAAGAAAGGTAGAAAGACTACAGTCAGTGTAGAGGAAACTTCCTAA
- the LOC4330367 gene encoding putative invertase inhibitor, producing MRRLLVPVLLLMLGLSTCESSVLQDTCKSVAAGHKYVTYNDCIKAFQADSASATAADARGLAAIAARIAEKAANATSARIAALRAAEKDARRKDRLGVCAEVYSDAVDQLGETAEDIARGGDEATQDAVTQLSAALDAPGTCEDAFGEADDASPLAPEDAEFAKLATIALAVAASLSPPPSTPATMD from the coding sequence ATGAGGCGTCTGCTCGTCCCGGTGCTCCTCCTCATGCTCGGATTGTCTACCTGCGAGTCCTCCGTGTTGCAGGACACATGCAagtccgtcgccgccggccacaaGTACGTCACCTACAACGACTGCATCAAGGCCTTCCAGGCCGACAGCGCCAGCGCCACCGCGGCCGACGCgcgcggcctcgccgccatcgcggCCAGGATCGCGGAGAAGGCCGCCAACGCCACGTCCGCGCGCATCGCCGCGCTGAGAGCCGCGGAGAAGGACGCGAGGAGGAAGGACCGCCTCGGCGTGTGCGCGGAGGTGTACTCGGACGCCGTGGACCAGCTCGGGGAGaccgccgaggacatcgccAGGGGCGGGGACGAGGCCACCCAGGACGCGGTGACGCAGCTCAGCGCGGCGCTGGACGCGCCAGGGACGTGCGAGGACGCGTTCGGCGAGGCCGACGACGCGTCGCCGCTGGCCCCGGAGGACGCCGAGTTCGCGAAGCTGGCGACcatcgccctcgccgtcgctgcgtccctctcgccgccgccatcgacacCGGCAACCATGGATTGA
- the LOC4330365 gene encoding E3 ubiquitin-protein ligase ATL4: MASLPPPAPPAIGGDPLAATIPPSLPSPAPSSSSLNLSPSLLIITALLAFVFFASVSIHFLLRCLARPSHPAPSPLPRASAAAQRATTASAVEAGEATAASAVGRSHEGEAAAGGGEEVDDEKERLIASLPLFTMASALAALPKSSPDCAVCLSPFAPEAELRLLPACRHAFHASCVDAWLRTTPSCPLCRATVSLPHPPLPTAAAAAASNAAQQDPLDSRSSNNSRSFRVEIGSISNRRSSAAADDRRTYSLGSFDYRVDEEVEAVVSRIARPAAAKSTTGSVTPAPGEALAEAAGSRGWLREYVDRLASSASSLSGRWSGRWSARWSQSHHSNRQEDSWRWDPEAAVMSAPRGVDDDEPGFVTLYRWIVGV; this comes from the coding sequence ATGGCctccctgccgccgcccgcgccgccggccatcgGCGGCGACCCGCTCGCCGCCACCATTCCGCCCtcattgccgtcgccggcgccgtcgtcgtcttcgctcAACCTCTCCCCGTCGCTTCTCATCATCACCGCGCTCCTCGCCTTCGTCTTCTTCGCCTCCGTGTCGATCCACTTCCTCCTCCGCTGCCTCGCGCGGCCGTCGCACCCGGCTCCGAGCCCGCTGCccagggcgtcggcggcggcccaacgcgcgacgacggcgtccgCCGTCGAGGCTGGGGAGGCTACCGCCGCGTCGGCGGTGGGGAGGAGCCatgagggggaggcggcggcggggggtggggaggaggtcgacgacgagaaGGAGCGGCTGATCGCGTCGCTGCCGCTGTTCACCATGGCGTCGGCGCTGGCGGCGCTGCCCAAGAGCTCCCCCGACTGCGCCGTCTGCCTCTCGCCGTTCGCGCCCGAGGCCGAGCTGCGGCTGCTCCCGGCGTGCCGCCACGCGTTCCACGCCTCCTGCGTCGACGCCTGGCTCCGCACCACCCCGTCCTGCCCGCTCTGCCGCGCCACCGTCTCGCTCCCGCACCCGCcactccccaccgccgccgccgccgccgcctccaacgCGGCGCAACAGGATCCCCTCGACTCGCGGAGCAGCAACAACTCGAGGAGCTTCCGCGTCGAGATCGGCAGCATCAGcaaccgccgctcctccgccgcggccgacgACCGGCGCACCTACTCGCTCGGCTCCTTCGACTACCGCGTggacgaggaggtggaggccgtCGTGTCCCGCATCGCGCGCCCCGCGGCGGCCAAGTCAACGACCGGTTCCGTGACGCCGGCCCCCGGCGAGGcgctggcggaggcggcggggtcgCGGGGATGGCTGCGCGAGTACGTGgaccgcctcgcctcctccgcctcgtcccTCTCCGGCCGGTGGAGCGGGCGGTGGAGCGCGCGGTGGAGCCAgagccaccacagcaaccggCAGGAGGACTCGTGGCGGTGGGacccggaggcggcggtgatgtcggcgccgcgcggggtggacgacgacgagccgggctTCGTCACGCTGTACCGTTGGATCGTAGGCGTATAG
- the LOC4330366 gene encoding uncharacterized protein, with protein sequence MAIRNFWSMAAAAVGFRLVLVLFGGDLHLASRPEVSTPLTSIRRLAEGYWLKQASMSPYSGSMYHGSPLLLLVLGPLTNKRSVGHHDHIYCSLIFVAVDFIAAMLIRATGRRLQIARNRNLKSLELTEAVSNSVNVSAGDIASLIYLWNPWAIVTCVGSCTSPIENLMVVIMIYGACSRLAPLAAFGYVMATHLSLYPAILIVPIILLLGYGPDAPPTKVFRIKSSSASKTDVSDNDKSSSSRDVQQFLWKPVFHFILWMLFWTFYVLLLSSIVLNKVGGLQEMFEKTYGFILTVKDLSPNIGVLWYFFAEVFDFFRSFFLIVFNMNIVFMVLPLAIRLKHRPCFLAFIYTAIVAILKSYPSVGDSALYLGLLGLFANELAEMQFTFFLFFGYIGVSLLSPVMHNLWIWRGTGNANFYFATGLAYTCLQTVLVVESVSSMIKHDRKLRLLVTA encoded by the exons atggcgatccGGAACTTCTGGTcgatggccgcggcggccgtcggGTTCCGGCTCGTTCTCGTGCTCTTCGGCGGGGACCTCCACCTCGCCTCCCGCCCCGAGGTCTCCACCCCCCTCACCTCCATCCGCCGCC TGGCGGAAGGGTACTGGCTGAAGCAGGCTTCCATGTCGCCCTACTCCG GTTCAATGTATCATGGTTCCCCTTTGCTTCTATTGGTTCTTGGTCCATTGACTAACAAAAG GTCTGTTGGACATCATGATCATATATATTGCag TTTGATTTTTGTGGCCGTAGATTTTATAGCTGCCATGCTTATCCGAGCAACTGGTCGTAGACTCCAAATAGCACGCAACAGAAACTTGAAGTCACTTGAGCTCACAGAGGCAGTGAGTAATTCAG TTAACGTAAGTGCAGGAGATATTGCTTCCCTCATATATTTGTGGAACCCCTGGGCAATAGTTACTTGTGTGGGTTCATGTACTTCACCTATCGAGAATTTAATGGTTGTGATAATGATATATGGAGCCTGTTCAC GTCTTGCTCCTCTTGCTGCCTTTGGATATGTTATGGCTACACATCTCTCTCTTTATCCTGCAATTCTCATTGTACCG ATCATTCTTTTATTGGGATATGGTCCAGATGCTCCTCCAACAAAAGTATTTCGTATAAAAAGCTCAAGTGCCAGTAAAACTGACGTATCAGACAATGATAAAAGTTCTAGCTCAAGAGATGTTCAACAATTCTTGTGGAAACCAGTTTTCCACTTCATATTGTGGATGCTTTTCTGGACATTTTATGTGTTGCTATTGAGCAGCATAGTTCTAAATAAAGTGGGTGGTCTTCAGGAGATGTTTGAAAA GACATATGGTTTTATCCTTACCGTTAAGGACCTATCGCCAAATATTGGTGTATTATG GTACTTCTTTGCTGAAGTCTTTGACTTTTTCAGAAGCTTCTTCCTTATAGTCTTCAATATGAACATTGTTTTTATGGTATTACCATTGGCAATCCGTCTGAAGCATCGTCCATGCTTCCTTGCCTTCATTTACACAGCAATTGTCGCAATATTGAAATCGTATCCATCG GTCGGAGATTCAGCTCTTTATCTTGGTCTTTTGGGCCTATTTGCTAATGAATTAGCAG AGATGCAATTCactttcttcttgttttttggATATATCGGAGTCTCTCTCCTTAGCCCTGTCATGCACAACCTGTGGATCTGGAGG GGGACTGGCAATGCAAATTTCTACTTTGCCACTGGTTTGGCTTACACTTGCCTTCAG ACCGTGTTGGTTGTAGAGAGTGTAAGTTCAATGATAAAGCATGACAGGAAGCTAAGATTACTTGTTACAGCTTGA
- the LOC4330368 gene encoding probable purine permease 11 isoform X1, translated as MAGDSGNSDGGSNRDEEVQIQIADSSKAATSSTHEVPIQNSPVKSWQWWLMVGVNMFFLIAGQTASTLLGRFYYNQGGNSKWMSTFVQTAGFPILFIALFLFHSKTSSTQTVTSSPAPTISIPKITLIYVVLGLIIAADDLMYSYGLLYLPVSTYSLICASQLAFNAVFSYFLNAQKFTPLIFNSVVLLTFSASLLGVDEDSQGTTSISHGKYILGFLLTLGASATYSLILSLMQVTFEKVIKRETFSVVLNMQIYTALVATLASLVGLFASGEWMTLQGEMHAFQSGKLSYVMTLLWTAISWQVASVGVVGLIFVVSSLFSNVISTLALPIIPVFAVIFFHDKMDGVKIIAMLMAIWGFMSYGHQLYVDGKKGRKTTVSVEETS; from the exons ATGGCCGGTGACAGCGGCAACAGCGACGGCGGTAGCAACCGGGATGAGGAGGTCCAGATACAGATCGCAG ATTCATCCAAAGCTGCAACTTCGTCAACTCATGAAGTACCTATACAGAACTCTCCTGTCAAGAGTTGGCAATGGTGGCTGATGGTGGGAGTTAACATGTTCTTCCTcattgccggtcagaccgcatcTACACTTCTTGGGAGGTTCTACTACAATCAAGGCGGCAATAGCAAGTGGATGTCCACATTCGTCCAAACTGCTGGCTTTCCGATTTTGTTCATTGCCCTATTTCTTTTCCATTCAAAGACATCTTCTACACAAACAGTCACTAGTAGTCCTGCCCCTACAATTTCTATCCCCAAAATTACTCTGATATATGTTGTCCTGGGCCTCATCATTGCTGCAGACGACTTGATGTATTCCTATGGCCTACTATATCTTCCGGTCTCAACATATTCGCTCATCTGTGCTAGTCAGCTTGCCTTCAATGCTGTCTTCTCATATTTCCTCAATGCTCAAAAATTCACCCCTCTGATTTTCAATTCCGTAGTCCTCCTTACGTTTTCTGCTTCACTCCTTGGAGTTGATGAAGATTCTCAGGGAACTACTAGTATATCACATGGGAAGTACATTTTGGGTTTCCTGTTGACACTAGGGGCATCAGCTACATACTCGCTCATTCTCTCCCTGATGCAAGTCACATTTGAGAAGGTTATTAAGAGGGAGACCTTCTCAGTTGTGTTGAACATGCAGATATATACAGCTCTCGTGGCAACATTGGCTTCTCTTGTTGGGTTATTTGCAAGTGGTGAATGGATGACTTTACAAGGAGAGATGCATGCATTCCAGTCTGGGAAGCTGTCATATGTAATGACACTGCTGTGGACGGCTATATCTTGGCAGGTAGCATCAGTTGGAGTGGTGGGATTGATCTTTGTGGTGTCATCGCTGTTTTCAAATGTGATAAGCACCCTAGCTCTACCCATCATTCCTGTTTTTGCTGTGATTTTCTTTCATGACAAGATGGATGGAGTAAAGATTATAGCTATGCTGATGGCCATTTGGGGATTTATGTCATATGGCCACCAATTATATGTTGATGGCAAGAAAGGTAGAAAGACTACAGTCAGTGTAGAGGAAACTTCCTAA
- the LOC4330369 gene encoding uncharacterized protein: protein MGMRCKKHPYQAGGGVCATCLNDRLLALAAAQNGASSSPPPPAAPPAAAAPAFPRSVSPYVSRRKSDSSGGGALKHHPSLLFFRTPQVGPAYGSSGGLEEGDIGYEKRRAGKFSVIATLFGHHHHHHRSEEKDKGGDNRESRNRSWLAGFMPRRRKKQPPAPAAAAAASSPPPRRSCRVVSNRGLSPERDCDGSDEESSSPTDPPWQPSPSPMRRTPCRRRQTSTMPSGFAVCLSPLVRPSPGRRHRHAHPPDPGTFSCELRPSPLHNLSSAASITRCRSRKLADGGRFR, encoded by the coding sequence ATGGGGATGAGGTGCAAGAAGCACCCGTaccaggcgggcggcggcgtctgcgCCACGTGCCTCAACGACCGCCtgctcgcgctcgccgccgcgcagaacggggcgtcgtcgtcgcctcctcctccggctgcgccaccggccgcggcggcgccggcgttccCGAGGTCGGTGTCGCCGTACGTGTCCCGCAGGAAGTCGGATtcctcgggcggcggcgcgcttaAGCATCATCCCAGCCTCCTCTTCTTCCGGACGCCGCAGGTCGGCCCCGCctacggcagcagcggcgggctCGAGGAGGGGGACATCGGGTACGAGaagcggcgcgcggggaagtTCTCCGTCATCGCCACGCTcttcggccaccaccaccaccatcacagATCGGAGGAGAAGGACAAGGGAGGCGACAACAGGGAGAGCAGAAACCGTTCTTGGCTCGCCGGGTtcatgccgcgccgccgcaagAAGCAGCCGCCAGcgccagccgcagccgcagccgcctcgTCGCCCCCGCCTAGGCGCTCCTGCCGCGTGGTCAGCAACCGTGGGCTCTCGCCGGAGCGGGACTGCGACGGCAGCGACGAGGAGAGCAGCTCGCCGACTGATCCCCCATGGCAGCCATCTCCTTCACCGATGCGGAGGACCCCATGCCGGCGGCGCCAAACCAGCACCATGCCATCGGGCTTCGCCGTCTGCCTCAGCCCTCTCGTGCGGCCCAGCCccgggcgccgccaccgccacgcccaTCCGCCCGACCCAGGCACCTTCTCCTGCGAGCTACGGCCATCGCCGCTCCAcaacctctcctccgccgcctccattaCTCGGTGCCGCTCCAGGAAGCTCGCCGACGGCGGACGCTTCCGGTGA